aatgatgtaaattttggataaattaataaattaatataaattaataaatacatcaattattaagtgaagaaaatttatatattttgtgtaagTATTTTGAAAgtaatgtaaataatttatatttgcaTCAATTATAATGAATTCATTAATGTCATATAAATCAGTAATAATATCgattatttacaatttttatagTGTTAGTTTAACTCCGATAAAGGAAAAACATAATGCTGCTGCTGTTTTGGTCTGAGGATTTCTGGTGATGAagggttgtttgtgagttttgcGTATCTATTATATAACTAAAGAGGATTTGTCAATTCAAGGTGTAGGTTTATACCGTTGGAACATGGCTTCAGTAAGAGCTTAATCGTAGAGTTATTGAAGCAGAATGAGAGCTTGGCGGATAAAGTGGTAGGAAGCTTTGTGAAAGTGAAGAAATGACCCTAGCAGGGACGTCACTTTATAGCGTACCAGATCTTTCAGGTTACAGGTAACCAATTCGCACTTGTTAGTGGTTTCATCTGGTTTGGTCTATTTAATTCTCATTGGACCAAAACtactttttgagttttgactagTTCATAAATGAGTTACATTACAATACATACAGTATTGTAATTTGACTAAAGAGATGATGTGTATGGAACTTAATTTTTAACACTTACCAAAACTGCTTAATTTATTCTCTTCAATATTACCAAAATTGTTGAAATCTGattttatatatctctctctccattTTCAACAtcttgttagaaaaaaaatctcaatgaCGAAATTAAATTTTCTCGGCAAAGTCCGAGAAAATCTGAATAAGTTACAAACCGTAAAAGATGCAAACCACCATATCTCTTCTCCatattcaaattcaaactcGAGCAGTAGTGATCACGATCATCCCGCCACGGTACCCACTCGTAACCCGATGAAGCAAATCTCAATCGACGACCAGAAGATTCTCACACCACATCCTCAGCTCCCGAGACTCGAACCGCCACGTGGTCGTCGTGTCTCTTTAGAAGAACTGTTGCACCCTCCCGAGAAATTCACGTCCGATTTGATGAGACTCATACGCCGAAGCGGAGACGCGATTTCGAAACGCCTCTCGATCTCGCAGGAGAGTTGCGTCAACGACGTCGACGTCGTCAAGTCAGACGTGACCGAGTTCGAAATCTCCGGAGTCAAAGTCCTCGTGAAGCTGAAAAGCGAAGAAGAGTTCAAAGGCCGTGTGACTCTCTTCTCGAGATCTAACTGCCGAGACTCCACAGCCGTCCGATTGTTTTTCCGGGAACGAGGCTTCGATTTCTCGGAGATTAACGTCGACGTgtatacagagagagagaaagagctgGTCGAGAGAACAGGGAAGTCTCAAGTCCCTCAGATCTTTTTCAACGAGAAACACTTCGGAGGGTTAACGGCGTTGAACTCGCTGAGAAACAGCGGTGAATTCAATCGGAGGATCAAGGAGTTTTTAACGGAGAAATGTTGCGGCGATGCGCCGTCGCCGGTTATGTACGGGTTCGACGAAGAGAGCAGTAGTAATGAAGACGGTTTTGtagatggtgatgatgagatgATGAGATTCGTTAGGGTTTTGAGACAGAAGCTACCGATTAAGGATCGtttgttgaagatgaagatcgTTAAGAACTGTTTCTCCGGCGGTGAGATGATCGAGATACTCATGGTTCATCACTCGGATTGTGGGAGGATCAAGGTACGTACGTAATTAATACGTGAGAATTCGATAATTTTATAATGATCATGTGTTACGTAACCTATGTTATCTTTACGTGGACGCTACATTACCAAGTTTGGTTTGAAATCATTTAATTAggtcaaatcaaatatattataacaatataTTCTCTGAAAAGATATTTCTTTCCAATTTCTCATGATTGATTGTCAAatgatgtgatttttttttttggtcaacctaATTTTGGtagatttagatattattattcGGCACTAAAATCGAATATGTGTGATCCATGCATATGTGTATATGTgtacttttaaatttattttagaagaAAGTATATTTTTCCTAAAGTCAAAGTATTTGACATAATATATTCTTCATCTAGAATaatcattaatataattcttgaatcttgatgattatattgtttgttAAAGCTTATTTGTTGACGTTCTCGTGAAGGCCGTCGAGATTGGCAAGAGGCTAGCCAAGAAACATTTTATCCACCATGTCTTTGGGTACATAATTCTCCTTcccttttgttattttgtaaagGATTTTGCATAAGTTGTCATCTTAATCTAGtggaattttctttctttttgataaaaaaaattgtagagagAACGAGTTTGAAGATGGCAATCATTACTATCGTTTCCTTGAGCACGAGCCGTTTATtacaaaatgttacaattttagAGGTTCTACCAACGACATGGAGCCCCAAAGTGCAGCCATGGTTGGGCAGAAGCTTTTCAAAATCATGACTGCTATTCTCGAGTCTTATTCCTCCAATGACCGTACTAGTGTTGACTATACGAGAATCAGCCAGAGTGAAGAATTTAGAAGGTACTATCATGTCATCGATTTAAGAGTGTTTAAACggattttagtttattttagttaattaatttggttatatatgcTTTGACCATGGCCATGAATAAAGGTACTTAAATATGGCTCAAGACCTTCACCGTTTGAATCTTGTGGAACTCTCAACGGAAGAGATGTTAGCATTTTTCTTGAACTTATACAACGCAATGGTGATCCATGCCTTGATCAGAATCGGACGTCCCGAAGGAATGATCGCAAGAAGGTCCTTCTTCACAGATTTTCAGTACGTTGTAGGAGGCTACTCTTATTCTCTTAATTCCATCCGAAATGACATCCTTAGACGCGGTCGCAGACTGTCTAGTCCATTTATTAGGCCGTTCATCAACGGAAATACAACACGGCATGAGGTAATTTTAGACTTCCAGGTCTGTTTGATACTCATACGTACCCGTGATATACTATTCCCTATAGGTCTAATCTTCTGGTTTAATGGCAGCTTGGTCTTCAAAAACTGAATCCATTAGTACATTTTGGGCTATGCGATGGGACTAAATCAAGTCCAGTGGTGAGGTTTTTCACACCGCAAGGAGTTGAAGCTGAGCTCAAACGAGCAGCTAGAGAGTTTTTCCAAAAAGGTGGAATTGAGGTTGTCTTGGACAAGAGGACCATACATCTATCAAGAATCATGAAGTGGTAATTAATCCTTTTTACAGTATCAGTATTGAATATTGATATTATGATATATACTTGTTGAGATTTATACATATGAGTCATAGGTAAATTACCCTCATAATTTCTAGTTGAATTCAAAATAAGATTCTGCTAATTTTCATACTCACCCACCCATCTAATGGACTTATGGACCAAGACACGATGCATGCAGTCAAACGGTTAACCAAAATGAGAGTGTTGATCATAGCTCAAATGGTGTTTTGAAATTATAACTAGTAATTATCCACCAAAATAATTACGATCGAATTTTAAGcacttatttgtttgttatggtAATTATAGGTACAAAGAAGATTTCACTGAAGACAAGAAAATGTTGAAGTGGATAATGAGTTATATAGATGCAAATAAAGCAGGTCTTTTAACCCATCTTCTTGGTGATGGAGGAGGTTCTGTTAACATCGTTTATCAAGACTATGATTGGTCTATTAACAATTGAAATTAAACTTTTGATCCATatcaaaactcatttttttgttcatgcaTGATTCACTGCGGGGCTCTTTACTCTTTAAGAATCAAAGaagataaatatactatattcCAACGGCCAATAGTTAAATGTAACTACTTTAGTATTTTGTATTCACTACTCTGTTGTTGAGGATCATTTCAAATGTATATATTGGCTTAGCTAGCTACCTTATAGACTTATACTGCTAACTATCATATTGACTATAAACAATCTCAATAATTAAACGCAGCAGTTattcaaaagattttataaaatcagaCTATTATTCGGATAACGTCTTATGAATAATCACCCATATCTAATGAACTAATATGATATAGATTACTTTTATTTAGTTGGTGTggaagtttcttctttttggaaAAATGATATAAGCTTTTGATGTTAAGTCATAACATCAGCGTCTTACTTTActcctttttttcttacttttcttcacatttttcattttctttgataTCGAAACCTTAACTTTATATTTAAGCTAATtccagaaataaaaatatttatacttaaagCGTAGTGTTCTTAAAGAAAACTCGAAATTAACTGTTAAATACGATTCagtttataagtttaaattgtatatttttaattgttcattTTGTTCTGTTAACAAAGTCACTATTAATTGCGTTTCTGAAATATCATTTCTGATGACAATTATTTCACGGTTTGTTGGGAACTTGTGAAGAGGGAGAGCTTTAAGGTGCAGTTAGAGTGTACGTAATACTTATATGACGGTGACGGTTAGATTGAGAAACGAACAAATTACTTCTGATGCGATATTTTTCCATCTACAAAATTAGATTACTTTATACACATTTAAGGGAACTCTTATTCCCTATTCCCTAACCACTTCCATGTGATTAAAGTaatcttcgttttttttttggacaaaagtAATCTTcctttatttacatattttttaaattaaacaatataATCTCAAATTCAGCTATAATCTCTGCCTAAACGGAAAAAATATCTGCCTAATCGATCGCTAAACTCATATAACCCCTACTAAAAAATATCTGCCTATTATCCTCTTTCTTTACACTGAGTGgcatttaaaaatttaaagcaaAAGGATCAAAGATAGAAGATAGAGATAGGGATGGCCACGATGAAAGCAAAACCATTAGCAAACAAACAACAGACCACTAAAAACATATAGCgcacacaacttttttttgttttgttgatttgatcAACATGAAACTtccttttaataatttataataataaagtaaatattatgtatatCCTATTGCACGTTACAATCTTCTCAGCCATGCATGCCACGTGTCCAGTATACTTTGAGACGTATCATCCTCAACATGCAATATAAAAAGGACTACAAACGAAACAGAGTTTGATCACAATCATTcacttataattaaaaactattaaaCGAATCAAGATCAATGGCCGAAGATCAAACAGCTACGACAATGAAAACATCGGCGGTGGAGAAGCAGCCAGAGGCTGAAGGTGCACCGAGTGTGGCTAGAACGAAGAGGATGATGGTTGCCATCGATGAGAGCGACTCGAGCTTCTACGCTCTCCAATGGGTCATTGACCATTTCTCTAACCTCTTAATGACAACTGGCACTGAGGCGGCTGAGTCGGAGGGTGGAATGCTCACGGTGGTTCATGTGCAGTCCCCTTTCCATCACTTTGCTGCCTTTCCGGCTGGACCGGGCGGCGCCACAGGTCTGGTCCTAATTTGATCTCTCTCAtcttatagaattttaattaatatcttaaatatgATCATATTAGAGATTTTATGGTTTTCAAATAGTAAGAGCCAATATAACGGtcggattatatatataatcttgtttACGATTACTATTAGATAAGTTCTAGTGCGtattaaagcaaaaaataaaattaacccTCGAAAAACAGAACGGTGTAGTATGTCATCATTCgaacaaatttgatttttgtataaGAATGTTATTGTGGATAACCTTTTTTTGCTATAGAAATTGTGGATAACCTGGTTTTGTGAACGCACGTAGCAGCAGTGTACGCATCTTCGACTATGATTGAGTCAGTCAAAAAAGCACAACAAGAGACCTCTGCTGCTCTTCTCTCTCGTGCTCTCCAAATTTGCCGAGCCAAACAGGTCCTAAACACATTTCACTATATACTAGCTAACTAAATCTTCTTATTATGATACGTAATTTATAAANTGTCCAGTATACTTTGAGACGTATCATCCTCAACATGCAATATAAAAAGGACTACAAACGAAACAGAGTTTGATCACAATCATTCACTTATAATCAAACTTGTAAACGAATCAAGATCAATGGCCGAAGATCAAACAGCTACGACAATGAAAACATCGGCGGTGGAGAAGCAGCCAGAGACGATGCCAGAGGCTGAAGGTGCACCGAGTGTGGCTAGGACGAAGAGGATGATGGTTGCCATCGATGAGAGCGACTCGAGCTTCTACGCTCTCCAATGGGTCATTGACCATTTCTCTAACCTCTTAATGACAACTGGCACTGAGGCGGCTGAGTCGGAGGGTGGAATGCTCACGGTGGTTCATGTGCAGTCCCCTTTCCATCACTTTGCTGCCTTTCCGGCTGGACCGGGCGGCGCCACAGGTCTGCTCCTATATAATTTGATCTCTCTCAtcttatagaattttaattaatatcttaaatatgATCATATTAGAGATTTTATGGTTTTCAATAGTAAGAGCCAATATAACGGtcggattatatatatatatatatatatatatatatatataatcttgtttACGATTACTATTTTAAGTTATAGTGCGTATTAGAgcgaaaaataaaattaacccTCGAAAAACAGAACGTTGTAGTATGTCATCATTCgaacaaatttgatttttgtataaGAATGTTATTGTGGATAACCTGGTTTTGTGAACGCACGTAGCAGCAGTGTACGCATCTTCGACGATGATTGAGTCAGTGAAAAAAGCACAACAAGAGACCTCTGCTGCTCTTCTCTCTCGTGCTCTCCAAATTTGCCGAGCCAAACAGGTCCTAACCACATTTCACTATATACTAGCTAACTAAATCTTCTTATTATGATACGTAATTTATAAATGTTGTCTGATGGATGTGCAGATACGTACCGAAACCCTAGTGCTTGAAGGCGAAGCCAAGGAGATGATTTGCGAGGCAGTGGAGAAGATGCACGTTGATCTTCTTATTGTGGGTAGTCGTGGCCTTGGCAAGATCAAAAggtattgtatttattatttacattcTTATATATCATATTGAATTAACCAAACTCACCAAAACGTATGACCGCNGATGATGGTTGCCATCGATGAGAGCGACTCGAGCTTCTACGCTCTCCAATGGGTCATTGACCATTTCTCTAACCTCTTAATGACAACTGGCACTGAGGCGGCTGAGTCGGAGGGTGGAATGCTCACGGTGGTTCATGTGCAGTCCCCTTTCCATCACTTTGCTGCCTTTCCGGCTGGACCGGGCGGCGCCACAGGTCTGCTCCTATATAATTTGATCTCTCTCAtcttatagaattttaattaatatcttaaatatgATCATATTAGAGATTTTATGGTTTTCAATAGTAAGAGCCAATATAACGGtcggattatatatatatatatatatatatatatatatataatcttgtttACGATTACTATTTTAAGTTATAGTGCGTATTAGAgcgaaaaataaaattaacccTCGAAAAACAGAACGTTGTAGTATGTCATCATTCgaacaaatttgatttttgtataaGAATGTTATTGTGGATAACCTGGTTTTGTGAACGCACGTAGCAGCAGTGTACGCATCTTCGACTATGATTGAGTCAGTGAAAAAAGCACAACAAGAGACCTCTGCTGCTCTTCTCTCTCGTGCTCTCCAAATTTGCCGAGCCAAACAGGTCCTAACCACATTTCACTATATACTAGCTAACTAAATCTTCTTATTATGATACGTAATTTATAAATGTTGTCTGATGGATGTGCAGATACGTACCGAAACCCTAGTGCTTGAAGGCGAAGCCAAGGAGATGATTTGCGAGGCAGTGGAGAAGATGCACGTTGATCTTCTTATTGTGGGTAGTCGTGGCCTTGGCAAGATCAAAAggtattgtatttatttacattCTTAATCTTATATATCATATTGAATTAACCAAACTCACCAAAACGTATGACCGCTTTTCAATTTGTTTGCTTTGTGCGTTTCGGAAGAGCGTTTATTGGGAGCGTTAGCGATTACTGCGCTCATCACGCCAACTGTCCCATCCTTATTGTCAAGCCACCCAAGGAGCTCCTCACTAAGTAACGTGGATCTACTTATATGTTTGGGTTATTATTATAAGTTCCTTTTGATATATAATGAGTGTGTAGTAattacgaaaagaaaaaaagaaaaagaaaaaaaaaaaagagtgtatgTACGTAAGTGTTGTGTTTGATTTGGATAATTAGTGACATATTAAGAAATGAAAGTGTACTCTGAAAAGTAATATCAATGAAAATATGGgtcaaatataaaagaaaaaatatttgtcagCTACTTTGAGGTATATGTCAATATatagttacatatataaataatataaatatcttCTTAACTATGTCAATTATTATCATCATATAAAGATATTCATAAAcaaatactctctctctttgtaacaaagagtgtcattttgatacatttcacataaattaagaaaagtttgaattatacatatttgtccctatttaataagtgattaatgatctaaattcaatgaaaatagctttgggtttagagataaaaaagagaatttcGCATTAAAACACtcattggaaatgtaaaatgacattctttgttaaacaaaaatttttctccaaaatgacattctttgtcaaacggagggagtataagtTATGTGTAAAACACTATAAACATTCAATTCTGGTGGTTGATTCGCTGGAATCTGGCATTGATTAATGTTGACCGATATTGACCAGTTTTAATCggcgttgaccagtgttgaccggcgttgatcagattttttttcttttctcctaaaaataatatttttttttctattttcatgtatttttgataataaataaaaagattaataatttgtaacaacaaaatattatacaacaaaaagttatacaacaaaaaaatacaagacaATTATATTGTTGAATGTTTACAATGATTGATAGTTAGAAGcattttgttcttcttgttttgatttcttgtaaATCAAATCCCCTCTTGGGAACGAATAATAGGTATTAACGATCGAGATTAAATTTACAgaagtataaaaaaatatgagaaaagaGATTAGGACAATCCGACCAAAACGATCCAATTGGTAGTCTTTAAGGTGGTCAGTAAAGATAAGTTTAAAAACTGACAATAAACTGATGCAAAATAGCTTAAAGCATCACAAATTTATCTATTCAAAGTAGTTCAGACGAAATAAACTTCACAACACAGAAGAGCAAACATCTGAGATACATATTTCAatctaaatgaaaataaaacattgaacTCATTGATAAGATTGTAACTCTCAGGGCAAAAGGAATATCCTTAACGATTGGCCTTTGCAACTCTTTcaatctcatccttcttcttgatggCATAGCTGCAAGACACACCAGTTTTATCATTAGCTGCGCTGtacttatataatatgttaacaaaataacGAAGTCATTTAGAGTTTATTTACCTGTTGGAAGAGCCCTTGGCTGCGTTGATCAATTCATAAGCAAGGCACTCAACAATATCTTGATGTTTCTGAAAGCAGCTTCACGAGCACCGGTGGTAATCAACAGCTTGTCACCTAACAACACCAGCAGATCCAATTCGGGTAGCTTTTCCattctttaaatttattatttagatgaaaaaaattaacaaaaaaaagaaaggaaaaagagtatCTCTTCTAATGAAAATTTTGCCTTTCTTGGTTAGATTTGAATTCCTAGTAATTATCTGCTAAAATCCACTAAATACATGCTAAATTTTATTGCTTTGTTGTGGTAAATGTTGGTAAAAGAGGATTTCACCAAGAAATTTAAAAGTATGCTGATGAAATGTTGATGTTGTTGAAACTCGAGGACGAAGTAGTCAAAATAGTCGATGTTAAAAGAGTATGTTAAAACTGGTTTGGCGACTTCTGTCAGCAAAGGACTCGCTGTGGACTGCGTGGGTGACACGCTATCTTCTACAGTGTGGTTCTCTATGGGCTGTGCGAGATGATGCCACAGGTGGCTCATAGATTTGGAAAAAATGCTAAAATATCGAGATTTAGCGGCACTGTTTCATCGTGTGGAGGTAAAAAATGGTTTAACCacctctttttggtttgataactggtCCTCCTTGGGTAGAATGCGAATACTGAATGGAGATAGAGGATACATTGCTATGGGAATCCCGGAAAACAGTATTGTGGCTGAAGTTTTTGCTATGTCTCGGCATCAAAGACATAGAGATGCTCGGCTCCAATCTGTTGAGGAGGAAATATCAAAATATCGGATAGCACAAGTACCTGCAGAATATGACATCGCTCTGTGGAAAGATAAAGATGGTGTTTATCGGGAAAAGTTCTCTACTAAAGCTACGTGGAACCATATCCATGTCGTTCGTCCCACAATGGAGAACCATAAAGTGATCTGGTTTCGACATGCTACTCCCAAATACGCTTTTATCACCTGGCTCGTGGCAAAAAATAGAATCGCAACAGGAGAAAGGATGCAACGCTGGAATCAACCGGTTAATACAGGTTGTATCTTTTGCACTCACCCTCTGGAGACAAGAGAACATT
The Camelina sativa cultivar DH55 chromosome 15, Cs, whole genome shotgun sequence DNA segment above includes these coding regions:
- the LOC104745399 gene encoding uncharacterized protein LOC104745399, producing MTKLNFLGKVRENLNKLQTVKDANHHISSPYSNSNSSSSDHDHPATVPTRNPMKQISIDDQKILTPHPQLPRLEPPRGRRVSLEELLHPPEKFTSDLMRLIRRSGDAISKRLSISQESCVNDVDVVKSDVTEFEISGVKVLVKLKSEEEFKGRVTLFSRSNCRDSTAVRLFFRERGFDFSEINVDVYTEREKELVERTGKSQVPQIFFNEKHFGGLTALNSLRNSGEFNRRIKEFLTEKCCGDAPSPVMYGFDEESSSNEDGFVDGDDEMMRFVRVLRQKLPIKDRLLKMKIVKNCFSGGEMIEILMVHHSDCGRIKAVEIGKRLAKKHFIHHVFGENEFEDGNHYYRFLEHEPFITKCYNFRGSTNDMEPQSAAMVGQKLFKIMTAILESYSSNDRTSVDYTRISQSEEFRRYLNMAQDLHRLNLVELSTEEMLAFFLNLYNAMVIHALIRIGRPEGMIARRSFFTDFQYVVGGYSYSLNSIRNDILRRGRRLSSPFIRPFINGNTTRHELGLQKLNPLVHFGLCDGTKSSPVVRFFTPQGVEAELKRAAREFFQKGGIEVVLDKRTIHLSRIMKWYKEDFTEDKKMLKWIMSYIDANKAGLLTHLLGDGGGSVNIVYQDYDWSINN
- the LOC104745401 gene encoding uncharacterized protein LOC104745401 isoform X5, translated to MAEDQTATTMKTSAVEKQPETMPEAEGAPSVARTKRMMVAIDESDSSFYALQWVIDHFSNLLMTTGTEAAESEGGMLTVVHVQSPFHHFAAFPAGPGGATVYASSTMIESVKKAQQETSAALLSRALQICRAKQIRTETLVLEGEAKEMICEAVEKMHVDLLIVGSRGLGKIKRAFIGSVSDYCAHHANCPILIVKPPKELLTK
- the LOC104745401 gene encoding uncharacterized protein LOC104745401 isoform X4: MAEDQTATTMKTSAVEKQPETMPEAEGAPSVARTKRMMVAIDESDSSFYALQWVIDHFSNLLMTTGTEAAESEGGMLTVVHVQSPFHHFAAFPAGPGGATAVYASSTMIESVKKAQQETSAALLSRALQICRAKQIRTETLVLEGEAKEMICEAVEKMHVDLLIVGSRGLGKIKRAFIGSVSDYCAHHANCPILIVKPPKELLTK
- the LOC104745401 gene encoding uncharacterized protein LOC104745401 isoform X3; this translates as MAEDQTATTMKTSAVEKQPETMPEAEGAPSVARTKRMMVAIDESDSSFYALQWVIDHFSNLLMTTGTEAAESEGGMLTVVHVQSPFHHFAAFPAGPGGATAVYASSTMIESVKKAQQETSAALLSRALQICRAKQIRTETLVLEGEAKEMICEAVEKMHVDLLIVGSRGLGKIKRAFIGSVSDYCAHHANCPILIVKPPKELLTK
- the LOC104745401 gene encoding uncharacterized protein LOC104745401 isoform X2; the encoded protein is MAEDQTATTMKTSAVEKQPETMPEAEGAPSVARTKRMMVAIDESDSSFYALQWVIDHFSNLLMTTGTEAAESEGGMLTVVHVQSPFHHFAAFPAGPGGATAAVYASSTMIESVKKAQQETSAALLSRALQICRAKQIRTETLVLEGEAKEMICEAVEKMHVDLLIVGSRGLGKIKRAFIGSVSDYCAHHANCPILIVKPPKELLTK
- the LOC104745403 gene encoding uncharacterized protein LOC104745403, which translates into the protein MAEDQTATTMKTSAVEKQPEAEGAPSVARTKRMMVAIDESDSSFYALQWVIDHFSNLLMTTGTEAAESEGGMLTVVHVQSPFHHFAAFPAGPGGATEIVDNLVL
- the LOC109129064 gene encoding uncharacterized protein LOC109129064, whose translation is MRILNGDRGYIAMGIPENSIVAEVFAMSRHQRHRDARLQSVEEEISKYRIAQVPAEYDIALWKDKDGVYREKFSTKATWNHIHVVRPTMENHKVIWFRHATPKYAFITWLVAKNRIATGERMQRWNQPVNTGCIFCTHPLETREHLFFQCPFSAQVWEVLVQKLLSDKFTNHWQDIMYLLAGSILDKTKRLIVGYAFQSTIHSIWRERNDRRHGEKPSLAETIVKFIDKTVRNRLSTIKEDGGSNIQVWFEARFY
- the LOC104745401 gene encoding uncharacterized protein LOC104745401 isoform X1; the encoded protein is MAEDQTATTMKTSAVEKQPETMPEAEGAPSVARTKRMMVAIDESDSSFYALQWVIDHFSNLLMTTGTEAAESEGGMLTVVHVQSPFHHFAAFPAGPGGATAAVYASSTMIESVKKAQQETSAALLSRALQICRAKQIRTETLVLEGEAKEMICEAVEKMHVDLLIVGSRGLGKIKRAFIGSVSDYCAHHANCPILIVKPPKELLTK